The Huiozyma naganishii CBS 8797 chromosome 6, complete genome genome includes a window with the following:
- the GYL1 gene encoding Gyl1p (similar to Saccharomyces cerevisiae GYL1 (YMR192W) and GYP5 (YPL249C); ancestral locus Anc_6.281), which yields MSDDKNVTTDLEQPSLIEVPASMSEVSLSQKEENPQGSIESSKPKVGFSLEDMQMVPPAPERTMNKPAEEEFKKVGHQIDEVFASPPLPPRGNMQPPLLPARGKSTTEPIPETLMEWRLSENIMALKNDNKCLKDDTVSEPEQNTDIWTSLASHPQYTIKNRSKEIYDKLIIDGGIPSGSRKDVWSSITFQSLHRWDEVFRTLATKPMGSDSDESMLKSLKDDENADAGDVDPLHRVLKSYLNLDSNLKFSTELLQLVICIYKGCDRDELLTFGVLTTVLRYYNIRSYYTDEDSVTHDDNWKPTFYLFDRIFEETDFELYSHFIQEGIRSKNFYQDWILSLATCKTLHTVGLLPLLDLLLLEGPEILFSVNIAALVANKLRFMSLKFDDLLVLLKDTDELLSVFGKDAGFQIPELLQAVQGIRALNPANVVKFSEEYKEVYSSEYAMREEMSRIRQRNQELTKQVRTLERDYSSLNREHVNIANELLQNQLKIAAVKKENFGLQTRSMELNHEISRGQRELDEKNAVTVPFEIKKDLDETMDKNARVMQKNLSLQDRISQLESVVSQLTEANEKQEYVEITGDFVTQGSKLPGQVLGSGWNGLKKVFK from the coding sequence ATGAGCGACGATAAGAATGTCACCACCGATCTTGAACAACCATCTCTAATTGAGGTCCCTGCTTCGATGTCAGAGGTGTCGTTGAGCcaaaaggaggaaaacCCCCAAGGGAGCATCGAATCCTCTAAACCGAAGGTTGGATTCAGTCTCGAAGACATGCAAATGGTACCGCCAGCTCCTGAACGTACAATGAACAAACCAGCAGAGGAagaattcaaaaaagtgGGCCACCAGATTGATGAAGTATTTGCTTCACCTCCCTTACCACCGAGGGGCAACATGCAGCCTCCACTGCTACCCGCGAGAGGGAAATCAACGACGGAACCGATCCCTGAAACATTGATGGAGTGGAGACTGTCCGAGAATATCATGGCTTTAAAGAATGATAATAAATGTCTGAAAGATGACACTGTGTCCGAACCAGAGCAAAACACTGATATATGGACGTCTTTAGCGAGCCATCCGCAATACACAATAAAAAATCGTTCCAAGGAGATATACGATAAGCTCATTATAGATGGTGGGATCCCTAGTGGATCGAGGAAAGATGTTTGGTCATCGATCACTTTCCAAAGCTTGCATCGTTGGGATGAGGTGTTCCGTACACTGGCGACAAAACCAATGGGGAGTGATTCCGATGAGTCGATGCtaaaatctttgaaagacGACGAAAATGCAGATGCCGGAGATGTGGATCCACTTCATCGTGTTTTGAAGAGCTATCTGAACCTGGATTCTAACCTGAAATTTAGCACGGAACTCCTACAATTGGTTATTTGCATCTATAAGGGTTGTGACCGGGATGAATTGCTTACGTTTGGGGTTCTGACCACCGTTTTGCGGTATTACAATATAAGGAGTTACTACACTGATGAGGACAGTGTTACTCACGACGACAATTGGAAACCAACTTTCTACCTCTTTGATCGGATCTTTGAGGAGACTGACTTTGAGTTGTATTCGCATTTCATTCAAGAGGGTATCCGTTCCAAGAATTTTTACCAGGATTGGATACTGTCCCTGGCCACCTGCAAGACACTGCACACGGTCGGGTTACTGCCCCTGTTGGATCTGTTGCTCCTGGAGGGCCCTGAAATACTTTTCTCTGTGAACATCGCTGCGCTAGTTGCTAACAAGCTCCGTTTCATGTCTTTGAAGTTCGATGACCTATTGGTCCTGCTGAAGGACACGGACGAGCTACTTTCCGTGTTTGGTAAAGATGCTGGGTTCCAGATCCCTGAGCTGTTGCAAGCTGTACAGGGGATTAGGGCACTGAATCCAGCGAACGTGGTGAAGTTCAGTGAGGAGTACAAGGAGGTTTACTCGAGTGAGTATGCCATGCGGGAGGAGATGAGCCGCATTCGGCAGCGGAACCAGGAGCTGACGAAGCAAGTGCGCACGTTGGAGCGTGACTactcttctttgaaccgCGAGCATGTGAACATTGCTAATGAGCTTTTGCAGAATCAGTTGAAGATTGCCGCtgtgaagaaggaaaattttggaCTGCAGACGCGATCGATGGAGTTGAACCATGAGATCAGCAGGGGTCAGCGGGAGTTAGACGAGAAGAACGCGGTCACTGTGCCCTTtgagatcaagaaggacCTTGATGAGACGATGGACAAGAACGCGAGAGTGATGCAGAAGAACCTGTCCCTACAGGACCGGATCAGCCAGTTGGAGAGTGTAGTGTCTCAATTGACGGAGGCGAATGAGAAGCAGGAGTACGTTGAGATCACGGGGGACTTTGTAACGCAGGGGAGCAAGTTGCCTGGCCAGGTCTTGGGCAGTGGTTGGAACgggttgaagaaagtgttcaaaTAG
- the SPG5 gene encoding Spg5p (similar to Saccharomyces cerevisiae SPG5 (YMR191W); ancestral locus Anc_6.280) — MFRQTVLAAKNRLQVLTRVMNLRASRLIGARIFNNGKRILVPQITSTARNLSTRYSLTDGFAVRPLLYSLVSYRSGYRDAKHNPRRSLWYASPYKVPKQLLHPWNLALDPSSHHLDLSSCIRCTVASSQVRATAIKSLLRSVKDMIDIERNKINVFNLMKRDSTVGAYVEFLIPSIEQQQFDFLNEATLIAWKTKIQSLDALQANIAKILHNYGSLPITKSMSGNKLRVHFPNRDPQETELLMSDLGIVEGIVYPDNSETFPLSRSPSVSSLEESLCIVDRRPEFSPVLSD; from the coding sequence ATGTTTAGACAGACTGTGCTTGCTGCTAAGAACAGGTTGCAGGTTTTAACAAGGGTGATGAACCTCAGAGCCAGCAGACTCATCGGGGCCCGGATCTTTAACAACGGAAAGAGAATTCTCGTTCCCCAAATAACATCTACCGCTAGAAATTTATCTACTAGATACTCTCTGACCGATGGATTTGCGGTGAGGCCACTACTATACTCTCTCGTGTCTTATCGGAGTGGCTATCGGGACGCCAAGCACAATCCCAGACGGTCTCTGTGGTATGCGTCTCCATACAAGGTACCTAAACAACTACTGCATCCCTGGAATTTGGCGTTAGATCCTTCAAGCCACCATTTAGACCTCTCATCGTGTATTCGATGCACCGTTGCATCATCGCAAGTGAGGGCGACCGCCATTAAGAGTTTACTGAGATCGGTAAAGGATATGATAGATATCGAaaggaacaaaataaacGTGTTCAACCTTATGAAGAGAGACAGCACAGTCGGTGCCTATGTTGAGTTCCTCATTCCATCGAtagaacaacaacagttcGACTTTTTGAACGAAGCGACTCTGATTGCGTGGAAGACTAAGATTCAGTCTCTAGATGCCCTACAAGCCAACATCGCTAAAATTTTGCATAACTACGGATCATTGCCCATTACAAAGTCCATGAGCGGCAACAAACTACGAGTCCACTTCCCCAACCGGGACccacaagaaacagagttGTTGATGTCCGATTTGGGCATTGTGGAGGGAATAGTGTACCCAGATAACTCTGAAACTTTCCCGCTGTCGCGTTCCCCATCTGTAAGTTCTCTGGAGGAAAGTTTATGCATTGTGGACCGTCGCCCGGAATTTTCCCCAGTTTTATCGGATTGA
- the SGS1 gene encoding ATP-dependent DNA helicase SGS1 (similar to Saccharomyces cerevisiae SGS1 (YMR190C); ancestral locus Anc_6.278), with product MVSKPSHNLRREHKWLKETRTIEEDKQFVLQLINKQYTNKRVQQHATYQPAKTTGVSAVTEVQPPVLQNSIYSAPANHEKVTNNNPIIANKPAFNDTTRVDFNPNIKIPDSMLLSHTENGAGKQRPPLISRPQNLIVRKPAATLDLRDQIIAIQASLVVQLRAQSNIITKRCTILESTSLSEDAKKSEISQKIDPILKAVQSKLTKLETDLTELLVKYESLKEEATSFPIDGDKNSSEPIVESYSKTTSGSVAISPTQNNIPQNNLAKSQQSDAKNSSTIIQLLDDDEDGMEEDSSSLFQPDIQVTPSSDPEVNMSTQTRAPIARRSLRERIDVNYKIPEMVDPFDYKLGRLDKPSTQVDHDDDTMEAEDDEGSDYMSTRDEDNMGGNDLRDSDIDFVVNDDGSDGITNEDENYSTQIAAREKENFEIIVSSPEEEDGHCVEAIDLLQENEGEEVEYNPQSSQHFGAQKYQPVANDTINPATNTTEMSHSDLELIADDIEQDIEDDDDEFLDSELEKFDEERENKTQKINMLELDNDLKIISERKLDKNETAMAFDSLPLIKKEHGDSETKDDFDDLSLFDDLELENYANKNSTPQANPGGKYPWSGELSNKLHEVFKLPGFRSNQEEAINATLEGKDVFVLMPTGGGKSLCYQLPAVVRSGKTRGTTIVISPLISLMQDQVEHLLARNIKACMFSSRGTAEERRQTFNLFIHGLLDLIYISPEMISASEQCKKAIRKLHEDGNLARVVIDEAHCVSNWGHDFRPDYKELKIFKREFPDIPMMALTATASEQVRMDIIHNLELKNPVFLKQSFNRTNLFYEVKKKSKNTIYEICDEIKRKFRNQTGIIYCHSKNSCEQTATQLQRNRIKCAYYHAGLEPEERFKIQKSWQTDEIQVICATVAFGMGIDKPDVRFVYHFTIPRTLEGYYQETGRAGRDGKYSYCTTYFSFRDIRNMQTMIQKDENLDRENKEKHLAKLQQVLGYCDNMTDCRRKLVLSYFNEDFDAALCHKNCDNCKNRQSSQTEERDMTEISRHIGELMESLNGSRVTLIQCQDIFKGSRSSKVIQGGYDKLSHYGYGRNMSKSDVERIFFHLITIRVLREYSVMNNRGFPLTYVQKGSNFSKLMSNKLTVKMQFVSPPTSRPQTANKSHSHDRAPTSSAAHSPPMNANLNNNSNVPSFISAKQHLRSFTYSGETPQNRQHVKPIALNNDRSVSHSTQQLSDLTDAYNKLKEVSLSLGHRTNPPTVNFLPDSLLRKIARCLPVTEEEFSSFPELRRQDHKKFKYIRPTIMELRKRRMAMELASVDNSSLVLSHCSTLPDVNTSGFAATGSRSKFFGADNEGPNNETAIQNVLQSIVGSNSNNFSSTTSYDKRR from the coding sequence ATGGTTTCCAAGCCGTCACATAATCTTAGAAGGGAACATAAATGGCTTAAGGAGACACGCACCATTGAAGAGGACAAGCAATTTGTGTTGCAACTAATTAATAAACAGTACACTAATAAGAGAGTGCAACAACATGCGACATACCAACCGGCGAAGACAACTGGAGTTAGTGCCGTGACGGAAGTTCAGCCACCGGTTCTCCAAAATAGCATATATTCCGCCCCGGCAAATCACGAGAAGGTAACTAACAATAATCCGATAATAGCCAACAAGCCTGCTTTTAATGATACGACCCGTGTTGACTTTAACCCAAATATTAAGATTCCAGATTCTATGCTCCTTTCACATACTGAAAATGGTGCAGGCAAACAGCGACCGCCCCTGATCTCACGACCTCAGAATTTGATTGTCCGAAAACCCGCGGCAACATTGGATCTTCGAGATCAGATAATAGCCATACAAGCATCCCTGGTAGTTCAGTTACGTGCACAATCTAATATCATAACCAAAAGATGCACCATATTAGAATCTACTTCACTATCGGAAGACGCCAAGAAATCTGAGATATCTCAGAAAATCGACCCAATCCTGAAAGCCGTACAGAGTAAGCTCACAAAGTTGGAAACTGACCTTACCGAATTACTGGTAAAGTATGagtctttgaaagaggaGGCAACTTCTTTTCCGATAGATGGCGACAAGAACAGTAGCGAACCTATTGTTGAGAGTTATAGCAAAACTACGTCTGGGAGTGTCGCAATATCCCCAACCCAAAATAATATTCCACAGAACAACCTTGCCAAGAGTCAGCAAAGTGATGCTAAGAACTCTTCCACAATCATTCAACTTCtagacgacgacgaagatgGAATGGAGGAAGATAGCTCAAGTTTATTCCAACCAGACATACAAGTAACTCCATCTTCCGACCCAGAGGTTAATATGTCTACTCAGACCCGCGCGCCAATTGCCCGCAGAAGCTTGAGGGAAAGAATAGATGTCAATTACAAAATTCCTGAGATGGTAGACCCGTTCGACTATAAATTAGGACGACTCGATAAACCTTCGACGCAAGTAGACCATGATGACGACACCATGGAGgctgaagatgatgaaggGTCTGACTATATGTCGACAAGAGACGAGGATAATATGGGTGGTAATGATTTGCGTGATAGTGATATAGACTTTGTTGTGAATGACGACGGTTCCGACGGGATTACTAACGAAGATGAGAATTACTCTACGCAGATTGCCGCCCGcgagaaagaaaactttgagaTTATTGTTTCGTCCcctgaagaagaggacgGCCACTGCGTCGAGGCCATTGATCTGTTACAAGAGAATGAAGGAGAGGAGGTAGAATACAACCCTCAATCATCACAGCACTTCGGTGCACAAAAGTATCAACCAGTGGCAAATGATACTATAAACCCAGCTACCAATACTACAGAAATGTCACATTCTGACTTGGAGCTAATTGCCGATGATATCGAGCAAGACAttgaggatgacgatgatgaatTTCTCGATAGTGAGCTCGAGAAATTTGACGAGGAACGCGAAAATAAAACGCAGAAGATAAACATGTTGGAATTGGATAATGACCTGAAAATCATATCAGAGAGGAAACTGGATAAAAACGAAACGGCAATGGCGTTTGACTCCTTGCCATTGATTAAAAAGGAACATGGAGATTCTGAAACTAAAGATGATTTCGATGACTTATCTCTGTTCGATGATCTCGAGTTGGAGAACTACGCAAATAAGAACTCAACGCCACAAGCAAACCCAGGCGGTAAATATCCTTGGTCAGGAGAGTTATCTAATAAATTGCATGAGGTTTTTAAACTACCCGGTTTTAGGTCAAACCAAGAGGAGGCGATCAATGCGACCTTAGAAGGCAAGGacgtttttgttttgatgCCAACCGGGGGTGGTAAATCTCTGTGCTATCAGTTGCCAGCGGTGGTTCGTTCCGGTAAAACAAGGGGCACTACAATAGTCATTTCACCACTAATATCGTTGATGCAAGATCAAGTTGAGCATCTATTGGCGAGAAATATTAAGGCTTGTATGTTTAGTTCAAGAGGTACGgcagaagaaagaagacaAACGTTCAATCTTTTCATCCACGGTCTTCTTGATTTAATTTATATTTCTCCCGAAATGATAAGCGCTTCTGAGCAATGTAAGAAAGCCATTAGAAAACTACATGAAGACGGTAATTTGGCACGTGTAGTAATCGATGAGGCACATTGTGTTTCAAACTGGGGTCACGATTTCCGTCCTGACTATAAAGAActgaaaatattcaaaagGGAGTTTCCAGATATACCAATGATGGCATTGACGGCAACGGCAAGTGAACAGGTCAGAATGGACATTATTCATAACCTAGAATTGAAGAATCCCGTTTTCCTGAAACAGAGCTTCAATAGAACAAATTTGTTCTACGAGGTTAAAAAGAAGTCAAAAAACACTATCTATGAGATATGTGATGAGATTAAAAGGAAGTTTAGAAACCAAACTGGTATTATTTACTGCCATTCGAAGAACTCATGTGAACAGACAGCTACACAACTGCAGAGAAATAGAATTAAGTGTGCATACTACCATGCCGGGTTGGAACCCGAAGAGAGGTTTAAAATCCAGAAATCGTGGCAAACAGATGAGATTCAAGTTATATGTGCCACTGTCGCATTTGGCATGGGTATCGACAAGCCGGATGTAAGATTTGTTTATCATTTTACCATCCCGCGTACTCTAGAAGGATACTATCAAGAAACCGGGCGTGCAGGGAGAGACGGGAAGTACTCGTATTGTACAACCTATTTCTCCTTTAGGGATATCAGGAACATGCAGACAATGATTCAAAAGGACGAAAATCTAGACAGAGAAAACAAGGAAAAGCACTTGGCAAAATTACAACAAGTGCTAGGATACTGCGATAATATGACTGATTGCAGGAGAAAACTAGTCTTGTCATACTTCAATGAGGATTTTGATGCCGCACTTTGCCACAAAAACTGTGACAATTGTAAAAATAGACAAAGCTCTCAGACTGAAGAAAGGGATATGACTGAAATATCTAGACATATTGGAGAACTGATGGAATCGTTGAACGGTAGCCGTGTGACGTTAATTCAGTGCCAAGATATATTTAAGGGTTCACGGAGCTCTAAAGTTATCCAGGGAGGCTATGACAAACTTTCGCACTATGGTTACGGTAGAAATATGAGCAAGTCGGATGTAGAAagaattttctttcatCTTATTACAATAAGAGTGCTTAGGGAATACTCCGTTATGAACAATCGAGGATTCCCCCTAACATACGTTCAAAAGGGgtccaatttttcaaagctAATGTCGAACAAATTGACTGTCAAAATGCAGTTTGTGTCTCCGCCAACATCAAGGCCTCAAACAGCCAATAAATCTCATTCTCATGACAGAGCCCCTACCTCCAGTGCCGCCCATAGTCCGCCAATGAATGCCAATCTCAACAACAATAGCAATGTTCCATCCTTCATCAGTGCGAAACAACATCTGAGGTCGTTTACCTACAGTGGTGAAACCCCGCAAAATCGGCAGCATGTAAAGCCTATTGCTTTGAATAACGACAGAAGCGTGTCTCACTCGACTCAGCAACTCTCTGATTTGACGGACGCGTACAATAAACTTAAGGAAGTTTCGTTAAGCCTCGGGCATCGAACAAACCCACCAACAGTCAACTTTCTGCCGGATAGTCTGCTTCGAAAGATAGCGAGGTGTCTGCCTGTAACAGAAGAGGAGTTTTCAAGCTTTCCAGAGTTAAGACGCCAAGATCATAAAAAATTTAAATACATAAGACCAACGATCATGGAGTTGAGGAAAAGGAGAATGGCTATGGAGCTAGCAAGTGTCGATAACAGCAGTTTAGTATTGAGTCACTGCAGTACTCTCCCCGATGTTAACACTTCTGGGTTTGCCGCTACTGGCTCCAGGTCTAAATTTTTTGGTGCCGATAATGAAGGACCTAATAATGAGACGGCTATCCAAAACGTGTTACAGAGCATTGTTGGTTCCAACTCCAATAATTTTTCTTCCACTACCTCATATGATAAAAGAAGATAA
- the GCV2 gene encoding glycine decarboxylase subunit P (similar to Saccharomyces cerevisiae GCV2 (YMR189W); ancestral locus Anc_6.277): MLKGRFLGTLAQTRYVLRNRAFRATGICCGSVVVPQRGNHSSAGKTDVSSNQYGQLYSSTGSAELGRPLDTFLRRHIGPSPNDTSGMLETMGYNDLQEFVAAVVPSKILQLKPLGIGAPQKGFTEQEMLKHLRHLANKNQYQVKNLIGKGYYGTILPPVIQRNVLECPEWYTSYTPYQPEISQGRLESLLNFQTIISDLTGLPIANASLLDEGTAAGEAMLLSFNNSRKKKLKYIIDKRLHEQTKSVLKTRAQPFGIELVETDLYDSETVLPLLEDDQVCGCMVQYPATDGSIIAQEALQEVSEAIHANKGLLTMNTDLMALTLMKPPAEFNADIALGSSQRFGVPMGFGGPHAAFFAVTDKLSRKIPGRIVGVSKDRLGKRALRLALQTREQHIKRDKATSNICTAQALLANIAANYAVYHGPQGLKDIAKRIYAMTTILANSINNSSKHSVLCANWFDTLTVKLGDGLIADQFLQRALEQYNMNLFKVDDNTVSLSLDETVTEEDLSKLIKLFNNDASPDGALPSKLPEFPVELSREGEILLQEAFNKHHSETAMLRYLHRLQSRDLSLANSMIPLGSCTMKLNSTVEMMPISWPEFGNLHPFQPSEQVKGFHELAENLEKDLASITGFDAVSLQPNSGAQGEYTGLRVIRTYLNGIGQTHRNICLIPDSAHGTNPASAAMSGLKVVPVKCLENGSLDLEDLKLKARKNKDALAAIMITYPSTYGLYEPGVREAIDTVHAHGGQVYLDGANMNAQLGLTSPGFLGADVCHLNLHKTFAIPHGGGGPGVGAIGVRSHLKDYLPGHAIAPPTNATSSKAIDAVSSAAYGNALVLPISYAFIKMMGNEGLPFASIMAMLNANYMMTRLKKYYKILFVNEKSDLKHCAHEFIVDLREYKEHHVEAIDVAKRLQDYGFHAPTLAFPVPGTLMIEPTESENLEELDRFVDAMISIKGEIDAFVAGKPEGQVLKNAPHSLEDLISSKDWDTRGYSRELAAYPLPYLNYNKFWPVVTRLDDTYGDLNLICSCPTVEEVANSQD; the protein is encoded by the coding sequence ATGCTCAAGGGTAGGTTTTTGGGGACATTGGCGCAAACGAGGTATGTTTTGAGAAATCGCGCTTTTAGAGCCACTGGGATCTGTTGTGGGTCTGTGGTTGTCCCTCAGAGAGGGAATCATTCCTCTGCCGGAAAAACTGACGTTTCGTCGAACCAGTATGGTCAATTGTATAGCAGTACAGGGTCCGCGGAACTCGGGAGACCACTGGACACTTTTTTGAGAAGACACATTGGGCCATCGCCTAATGATACCAGTGGGATGCTGGAAACGATGGGCTACAATGATCTCCAGGAATTTGTTGCCGCTGTGGTACCCTCTAAGATCTTGCAGTTGAAGCCGTTGGGGATCGGTGCCCCACAGAAGGGATTTACAGAACAAGAGATGTTGAAACATTTAAGGCATCTCGCCAATAAAAATCAGTATCAGGTGAAAAATCTTATTGGGAAGGGTTACTACGGTACAATATTACCCCCTGTTATCCAAAGAAATGTCTTGGAATGCCCAGAATGGTACACATCGTACACGCCATATCAGCCAGAAATCTCACAGGGGAGATTGGAATCCTTGCTTAACTTCCAAACTATTATTTCCGATTTGACAGGGCTGCCCATTGCCAATGCGTCCCTTTTGGACGAAGGTACAGCCGCTGGGGAGGCAATGCTCttatccttcaacaactccaggaagaagaaattgaagtaCATTATTGACAAGAGATTGCACGAACAGACTAAATCTGTTTTGAAGACAAGAGCACAGCCCTTCGGTATCGAGTTAGTGGAGACTGATCTTTACGATTCGGAAACCGTTTTGCCACTTTTGGAAGATGATCAAGTATGTGGCTGTATGGTTCAGTACCCTGCTACAGATGGGTCCATTATTGCACAGGAGGCGTTGCAAGAAGTGTCCGAGGCGATTCACGCTAATAAAGGGCTTTTAACAATGAACACCGATCTGATGGCATTGACTCTAATGAAACCACCTGCCGAATTCAACGCTGATATCGCATTGGGGTCCTCCCAAAGATTTGGCGTCCCCATGGGATTCGGTGGTCCACATGCTGCTTTCTTTGCTGTGACAGACAAATTGAGTAGAAAGATCCCGGGAAGAATCGTTGGTGTTTCCAAGGATAGGCTGGGGAAGAGAGCCTTGAGATTGGCATTGCAAACGAGAGAACAGCACATCAAACGTGACAAGGCCACCTCCAATATCTGTACTGCCCAAGCGCTACTGGCCAATATCGCAGCCAATTACGCTGTTTACCACGGTCCACAGGGGTTGAAAGATATTGCAAAGAGGATATATGCCATGACGACCATACTGGCAAACTCGATCAACAACTCTTCCAAACATTCAGTTTTATGCGCAAACTGGTTTGACACCCTAACCGTTAAACTTGGGGATGGCTTAATTGCAGACCagtttttgcaaagagCATTGGAGCAGTATAACATGaatctgttcaaagttgatGATAATACCGTATCACTGTCATTAGATGAAACAGTCACGGAGGAGGATCTTTCGAAACTGATTAAGCTATTTAACAACGACGCGAGTCCCGATGGCGCACTACCAAGCAAGCTTCCTGAATTCCCAGTAGAACTTTCACGCGAGGGAGAGATATTGCTTCAAGAAGCTTTTAATAAACATCACAGTGAAACTGCAATGCTAAGGTACCTGCACCGTTTACAATCCAGAGACTTATCACTTGCTAATTCGATGATCCCATTGGGCTCTTGTACcatgaagttgaacagcaCAGTGGAGATGATGCCAATCTCATGGCCAGAATTCGGTAACCTACACCCATTCCAACCAAGTGAACAAGTTAAAGGGTTTCATGAACTGGCAGAGAACCTGGAGAAGGACTTGGCTTCTATCACAGGGTTTGATGCCGTTTCTCTACAACCAAACTCAGGTGCACAAGGTGAATATACTGGGCTGAGAGTTATCAGAACATACTTGAATGGTATTGGTCAAACCCATAGAAATATATGTTTAATTCCAGACTCTGCGCACGGTACGAACCCTGCATCAGCGGCAATGAGTGGGCTAAAAGTCGTACCTGTGAAGTGTTTGGAAAACGGATCTCTCGACCTAGAAGACTTGAAACTGaaagcaagaaaaaacaaagatGCCTTAGCAGCCATCATGATCACATATCCATCGACGTACGGTCTCTATGAACCGGGTGTCAGAGAAGCTATTGACACTGTCCATGCACATGGGGGACAGGTGTACTTGGATGGTGCCAACATGAATGCACAATTAGGTCTAACATCTCCAGGGTTCCTGGGCGCTGATGTTTGTCACTTAAATCTACACAAAACTTTTGCTATCCCACACGGTGGCGGAGGTCCTGGTGTTGGGGCCATTGGTGTTAGAAGTCACTTGAAAGATTATCTTCCAGGCCATGCTATTGCACCTCCAACAAATGCGACTTCATCTAAAGCGATCGATGCGGTCAGCTCTGCTGCTTATGGTAACGCTTTAGTCCTACCTATCTCGTACGCTTTTATCAAGATGATGGGTAATGAAGGCTTACCATTTGCGAGTATCATGGCTATGCTGAATGCTAATTACATGATGACCCggttgaagaagtattATAAAATTTTATTTGTCAATGAGAAGAGCGATTTGAAGCATTGTGCCCACGAGTTCATCGTGGATTTGAGGGAATATAAAGAGCACCATGTGGAGGCAATTGATGTTGCTAAGCGGTTACAAGATTATGGGTTCCACGCTCCTACCCTAGCTTTCCCCGTTCCAGGCACGCTGATGATAGAACCTACAGAGTCTGAAAACCTGGAAGAGCTTGATAGATTTGTGGATGCCATGATTTCTATTAAAGGTGAGATCGATGCTTTTGTTGCTGGGAAACCGGAGGGTCAAGTATTGAAAAATGCCCCACATTCCTTGGAGGatttgatttcttcaaaagactgGGACACCCGTGGCTATTCAAGAGAACTTGCGGCTTATCCGCTACCTTACTTGAATTATAACAAGTTTTGGCCTGTTGTTACAAGATTGGATGATACTTACGGTGATTTGAACTTGATATGCTCCTGTCCAACTGTGGAAGAGGTTGCCAATTCTCAGGATTAG